One window of Cervus elaphus chromosome 2, mCerEla1.1, whole genome shotgun sequence genomic DNA carries:
- the SSH3 gene encoding protein phosphatase Slingshot homolog 3 isoform X2 translates to MALVTVSRSPPASGQSTPVGPTDQVSQRRSRLQRRQSFAVLRGAVLGLQDGGDDGDASRPSPEPAEEPPREGQPHGDQTDNGHGPPSPGKQEQSQHLHLMVELLRPQDDIRLAAQLEAARTPRLRYLLVVSTREGLSQDETVLLGVDFPDSSSPSCTLGLVLPLWSDTQVYLDGDGGFSVTSGGQSRIFKPVSIQTMWATLQVLHQACEAALNSGLVPGGSALAWASHYQDRLSSDQSCLNEWTAMADLESLRPPCTEPSRPSEQQQMEQAIRAELWEVLDASDLDNVTSKEIRQALELRLGCPLQQYRDFIDNQMLLIMAQQDRASRIFPHLYLGSEWNAANLEELQRNRVSHILNMAREIDNFYPERFTYHNVRLWDEESAQLLPHWKETHRFVEAARAQGTRVLVHCKMGVSRSAATVIAYAMKQYGWSLEQALRHVQELRPIARPNPGFLRQLQTYQGILTASRQSHVWEQKAGGASPEEPLAPEVSTPFPPLQPEPGGSGELNAVGSEDSQAAPKEAPGSRPRINLRGVMRSISLLEPPSELDSPSGDADLPEVFSSKESSDEEPPQPFPQPSSAKGGRQVRRGPWPALKSRQSVVALNSAALVASRTRAFQEQGEAGCASTPRHQKIVRQASVDSSGEEGEA, encoded by the exons ATGGCCCTGGTCACAGTAAGCCGCTCGCCCCCGGCCAGCGGCCAGTCCACGCCTGTGGGGCCCACG GACCAGGTGTCCCAGCGCAGAAGCCGGCTCCAGCGAAG GCAGAGCTTTGCAGTACTCCGAGGGGCTGTCCTGGGACTGCAGGATGGAGGGGATGATGGAGATGcctccaggcccagcccagaGCCAGCAGAGGAGCCCCCCAGGGAAGGTCAGCCCCACGGGGACCAGACAGACAACGGGCACGGGCCCCCGAGTCCTGGCAAGCAGGAGCAGAGTCAACACCTGCACCTCATGGTGGAGCTGCTGAGGCCACAGGACGACATCCGCCTG GCAGCCCAGCTAGAGGCGGCTCGGACCCCCCGGCTCCGCTACCTGCTGGTCGTTTCCACCAGAGAAGGTCTGAGTCAGGATGAGACAGTCCTTCTGGGTGTGGACTTCCCTGACAGCAg CTCCCCCAGCTGCACCCTTGGCCTGGTCCTGCCTCTCTGGAGTGACACCCAGGTGTACCTAGATGGAGACGG GGGCTTCAGCGTGACCTCCGGGGGGCAGAGTCGGATCTTCAAGCCTGTCTCCATTCAGACCATGTG GGCCACGCTCCAGGTGTTGCACCAGGCGTGTGAGGCGGCTCTCAACAGTGGTCTTGTGCCAGGGGGCAGTGCCCTTGCCTGGGCCAGCCACTACCAGGACAGACTGAGCTCTGACCAGAGCTGTCTCAATGAGTGGACGGCCATGGCCGACCTGGAGTCTCTACGGCCTCCCTGCACAGAGCCCAGCCG GCCCTCAGAGCAGCAGCAGATGGAGCAGGCGATCCGGGCCGAGCTGTGGGAGGTGCTGGACGCCAGTGACCTGGACAACGTCACTTCCAAAGAG ATCCGCCAGGCCCTGGAGCTGCGTTTGGGATGCCCTCTCCAGCAGTACCGTGACTTCATCGACAACCAGATGCTGCTGATCATGGCCCAGCAAGACCGGGCGTCCCGCATCTTCCCCCACCTCTACCTG GGCTCAGAGTGGAACGCAGCGAACCTGGAGGAGCTGCAGAGAAACAG GGTGAGCCACATCTTGAACATGGCCCGTGAGATCGACAACTTCTACCCCGAGCGCTTCACCTACCACAACGTGCGCCTCTGGGATGAGGAGTCGGCCCAGCTGCTGCCCCACTGGAAGGAGACACACCGCTTCGTGGAGGCCGCCAG GGCACAGGGCACCCGGGTGCTCGTCCACTGCAAGATGGGCGTCAGCCGCTCGGCTGCCACAGTGATTGCCTACGCCATGAAGCAGTACGGCTGGAGCCTGGAGCAGGCTCTGCGCCACGTGCAGGAGCTCCGGCCCATCGCCCGCCCCAACCCCGGCTTCCTGCGCCAGCTGCAGACCTACCAGGGCATTCTGACTGCCAG CCGGCAGAGTCATGTCTGGGAGCAGAAAGCAGGTGGGGCCTCCCCAGAGGAGCCCTTGGCCCCCGAGGTCTCTACACCGTTCCCACCTCTTCAGCCAGAACCGGGGGGCAGTGGGGAGCTGAATGCCGTGGGGTCAGAGGACAGCCAGGCAGCCCCAAAAGAAGCACCTGGGTCGCGGCCCCGTATCAACCTCCGTGGGGTCATGAGGTCCATTAGCCTCCTGGAGCCGCCCTCCGAGCTGGACAGCCCCTCCGGCGATGCTGACCTGCCAGAG GTTTTCTCTTCAAAAGAATCTTCAGATGAGGAGCCTCCCCAGCCCTTCCCTCAGCCCTCAAGCGCCAAGGGAGGCCGGCAGGTCCGCAGGGGGCCTTGGCCTGCCCTGAAGTCCCGCCAGTCGGTGGTGGCCCTCAACAGCGCCGCCCTGGTGGCCAGCCGGACCCGGGCCTTCCAGGAGCAGGGGGAGGCCGGCTGTGCGTCCACACCCAGGCACCAGAAGATTGTGAGGCAGGCCAGCGTGGATagcagtggggaggagggagaggcgtGA
- the SSH3 gene encoding protein phosphatase Slingshot homolog 3 isoform X4: protein MALVTVSRSPPASGQSTPVGPTQDQVSQRRSRLQRRQSFAVLRGAVLGLQDGGDDGDASRPSPEPAEEPPREGQPHGDQTDNGHGPPSPGKQEQSQHLHLMVELLRPQDDIRLAAQLEAARTPRLRYLLVVSTREGLSQDETVLLGVDFPDSSSPSCTLGLVLPLWSDTQVYLDGDGGFSVTSGGQSRIFKPVSIQTMWPSEQQQMEQAIRAELWEVLDASDLDNVTSKEIRQALELRLGCPLQQYRDFIDNQMLLIMAQQDRASRIFPHLYLGSEWNAANLEELQRNRVSHILNMAREIDNFYPERFTYHNVRLWDEESAQLLPHWKETHRFVEAARAQGTRVLVHCKMGVSRSAATVIAYAMKQYGWSLEQALRHVQELRPIARPNPGFLRQLQTYQGILTASRQSHVWEQKAGGASPEEPLAPEVSTPFPPLQPEPGGSGELNAVGSEDSQAAPKEAPGSRPRINLRGVMRSISLLEPPSELDSPSGDADLPEVFSSKESSDEEPPQPFPQPSSAKGGRQVRRGPWPALKSRQSVVALNSAALVASRTRAFQEQGEAGCASTPRHQKIVRQASVDSSGEEGEA from the exons ATGGCCCTGGTCACAGTAAGCCGCTCGCCCCCGGCCAGCGGCCAGTCCACGCCTGTGGGGCCCACG CAGGACCAGGTGTCCCAGCGCAGAAGCCGGCTCCAGCGAAG GCAGAGCTTTGCAGTACTCCGAGGGGCTGTCCTGGGACTGCAGGATGGAGGGGATGATGGAGATGcctccaggcccagcccagaGCCAGCAGAGGAGCCCCCCAGGGAAGGTCAGCCCCACGGGGACCAGACAGACAACGGGCACGGGCCCCCGAGTCCTGGCAAGCAGGAGCAGAGTCAACACCTGCACCTCATGGTGGAGCTGCTGAGGCCACAGGACGACATCCGCCTG GCAGCCCAGCTAGAGGCGGCTCGGACCCCCCGGCTCCGCTACCTGCTGGTCGTTTCCACCAGAGAAGGTCTGAGTCAGGATGAGACAGTCCTTCTGGGTGTGGACTTCCCTGACAGCAg CTCCCCCAGCTGCACCCTTGGCCTGGTCCTGCCTCTCTGGAGTGACACCCAGGTGTACCTAGATGGAGACGG GGGCTTCAGCGTGACCTCCGGGGGGCAGAGTCGGATCTTCAAGCCTGTCTCCATTCAGACCATGTG GCCCTCAGAGCAGCAGCAGATGGAGCAGGCGATCCGGGCCGAGCTGTGGGAGGTGCTGGACGCCAGTGACCTGGACAACGTCACTTCCAAAGAG ATCCGCCAGGCCCTGGAGCTGCGTTTGGGATGCCCTCTCCAGCAGTACCGTGACTTCATCGACAACCAGATGCTGCTGATCATGGCCCAGCAAGACCGGGCGTCCCGCATCTTCCCCCACCTCTACCTG GGCTCAGAGTGGAACGCAGCGAACCTGGAGGAGCTGCAGAGAAACAG GGTGAGCCACATCTTGAACATGGCCCGTGAGATCGACAACTTCTACCCCGAGCGCTTCACCTACCACAACGTGCGCCTCTGGGATGAGGAGTCGGCCCAGCTGCTGCCCCACTGGAAGGAGACACACCGCTTCGTGGAGGCCGCCAG GGCACAGGGCACCCGGGTGCTCGTCCACTGCAAGATGGGCGTCAGCCGCTCGGCTGCCACAGTGATTGCCTACGCCATGAAGCAGTACGGCTGGAGCCTGGAGCAGGCTCTGCGCCACGTGCAGGAGCTCCGGCCCATCGCCCGCCCCAACCCCGGCTTCCTGCGCCAGCTGCAGACCTACCAGGGCATTCTGACTGCCAG CCGGCAGAGTCATGTCTGGGAGCAGAAAGCAGGTGGGGCCTCCCCAGAGGAGCCCTTGGCCCCCGAGGTCTCTACACCGTTCCCACCTCTTCAGCCAGAACCGGGGGGCAGTGGGGAGCTGAATGCCGTGGGGTCAGAGGACAGCCAGGCAGCCCCAAAAGAAGCACCTGGGTCGCGGCCCCGTATCAACCTCCGTGGGGTCATGAGGTCCATTAGCCTCCTGGAGCCGCCCTCCGAGCTGGACAGCCCCTCCGGCGATGCTGACCTGCCAGAG GTTTTCTCTTCAAAAGAATCTTCAGATGAGGAGCCTCCCCAGCCCTTCCCTCAGCCCTCAAGCGCCAAGGGAGGCCGGCAGGTCCGCAGGGGGCCTTGGCCTGCCCTGAAGTCCCGCCAGTCGGTGGTGGCCCTCAACAGCGCCGCCCTGGTGGCCAGCCGGACCCGGGCCTTCCAGGAGCAGGGGGAGGCCGGCTGTGCGTCCACACCCAGGCACCAGAAGATTGTGAGGCAGGCCAGCGTGGATagcagtggggaggagggagaggcgtGA
- the SSH3 gene encoding protein phosphatase Slingshot homolog 3 isoform X3, protein MALVTVSRSPPASGQSTPVGPTQDQVSQRRSRLQRRQSFAVLRGAVLGLQDGGDDGDASRPSPEPAEEPPREGQPHGDQTDNGHGPPSPGKQEQSQHLHLMVELLRPQDDIRLAAQLEAARTPRLRYLLVVSTREGLSQDETVLLGVDFPDSSSPSCTLGLVLPLWSDTQVYLDGDGGFSVTSGGQSRIFKPVSIQTMWATLQVLHQACEAALNSGLVPGGSALAWASHYQDRLSSDQSCLNEWTAMADLESLRPPCTEPSRPSEQQQMEQAIRAELWEVLDASDLDNVTSKEIRQALELRLGCPLQQYRDFIDNQMLLIMAQQDRASRIFPHLYLGSEWNAANLEELQRNRVSHILNMAREIDNFYPERFTYHNVRLWDEESAQLLPHWKETHRFVEAARAQGTRVLVHCKMGVSRSAATVIAYAMKQYGWSLEQALRHVQELRPIARPNPGFLRQLQTYQGILTASRQSHVWEQKAGGASPEEPLAPEVSTPFPPLQPEPGGSGELNAVGSEDSQAAPKEAPGSRPRINLRGVMRSISLLEPPSELDSPSGDADLPEGAPEQAAVPWSAPFHPLSSGGDTGRTGEPRSPRERERSLGTGPSGGRHGPTGLGWWLQAALSLPRGLAS, encoded by the exons ATGGCCCTGGTCACAGTAAGCCGCTCGCCCCCGGCCAGCGGCCAGTCCACGCCTGTGGGGCCCACG CAGGACCAGGTGTCCCAGCGCAGAAGCCGGCTCCAGCGAAG GCAGAGCTTTGCAGTACTCCGAGGGGCTGTCCTGGGACTGCAGGATGGAGGGGATGATGGAGATGcctccaggcccagcccagaGCCAGCAGAGGAGCCCCCCAGGGAAGGTCAGCCCCACGGGGACCAGACAGACAACGGGCACGGGCCCCCGAGTCCTGGCAAGCAGGAGCAGAGTCAACACCTGCACCTCATGGTGGAGCTGCTGAGGCCACAGGACGACATCCGCCTG GCAGCCCAGCTAGAGGCGGCTCGGACCCCCCGGCTCCGCTACCTGCTGGTCGTTTCCACCAGAGAAGGTCTGAGTCAGGATGAGACAGTCCTTCTGGGTGTGGACTTCCCTGACAGCAg CTCCCCCAGCTGCACCCTTGGCCTGGTCCTGCCTCTCTGGAGTGACACCCAGGTGTACCTAGATGGAGACGG GGGCTTCAGCGTGACCTCCGGGGGGCAGAGTCGGATCTTCAAGCCTGTCTCCATTCAGACCATGTG GGCCACGCTCCAGGTGTTGCACCAGGCGTGTGAGGCGGCTCTCAACAGTGGTCTTGTGCCAGGGGGCAGTGCCCTTGCCTGGGCCAGCCACTACCAGGACAGACTGAGCTCTGACCAGAGCTGTCTCAATGAGTGGACGGCCATGGCCGACCTGGAGTCTCTACGGCCTCCCTGCACAGAGCCCAGCCG GCCCTCAGAGCAGCAGCAGATGGAGCAGGCGATCCGGGCCGAGCTGTGGGAGGTGCTGGACGCCAGTGACCTGGACAACGTCACTTCCAAAGAG ATCCGCCAGGCCCTGGAGCTGCGTTTGGGATGCCCTCTCCAGCAGTACCGTGACTTCATCGACAACCAGATGCTGCTGATCATGGCCCAGCAAGACCGGGCGTCCCGCATCTTCCCCCACCTCTACCTG GGCTCAGAGTGGAACGCAGCGAACCTGGAGGAGCTGCAGAGAAACAG GGTGAGCCACATCTTGAACATGGCCCGTGAGATCGACAACTTCTACCCCGAGCGCTTCACCTACCACAACGTGCGCCTCTGGGATGAGGAGTCGGCCCAGCTGCTGCCCCACTGGAAGGAGACACACCGCTTCGTGGAGGCCGCCAG GGCACAGGGCACCCGGGTGCTCGTCCACTGCAAGATGGGCGTCAGCCGCTCGGCTGCCACAGTGATTGCCTACGCCATGAAGCAGTACGGCTGGAGCCTGGAGCAGGCTCTGCGCCACGTGCAGGAGCTCCGGCCCATCGCCCGCCCCAACCCCGGCTTCCTGCGCCAGCTGCAGACCTACCAGGGCATTCTGACTGCCAG CCGGCAGAGTCATGTCTGGGAGCAGAAAGCAGGTGGGGCCTCCCCAGAGGAGCCCTTGGCCCCCGAGGTCTCTACACCGTTCCCACCTCTTCAGCCAGAACCGGGGGGCAGTGGGGAGCTGAATGCCGTGGGGTCAGAGGACAGCCAGGCAGCCCCAAAAGAAGCACCTGGGTCGCGGCCCCGTATCAACCTCCGTGGGGTCATGAGGTCCATTAGCCTCCTGGAGCCGCCCTCCGAGCTGGACAGCCCCTCCGGCGATGCTGACCTGCCAGAG GGGGCTCCTGAGCAGGCGGCTGTGCCCTGGTCTGCTCCTTTTCATCCCCTCAGCAGCGGAGGAGACACAGGGCGGACAGGTGAGCCCCGCTCTCCACGGGAGCGGGAGCGCAGCCTTGGGACAGGGCCATCTGGTGGGCGCCACGGCCCAACAGGCCTAGGCTGGTGGCTGCAGGCAGCTCTCAGCCTGCCGAGGGGACTTGCTTCCTGA
- the SSH3 gene encoding protein phosphatase Slingshot homolog 3 isoform X1 — protein MALVTVSRSPPASGQSTPVGPTQDQVSQRRSRLQRRQSFAVLRGAVLGLQDGGDDGDASRPSPEPAEEPPREGQPHGDQTDNGHGPPSPGKQEQSQHLHLMVELLRPQDDIRLAAQLEAARTPRLRYLLVVSTREGLSQDETVLLGVDFPDSSSPSCTLGLVLPLWSDTQVYLDGDGGFSVTSGGQSRIFKPVSIQTMWATLQVLHQACEAALNSGLVPGGSALAWASHYQDRLSSDQSCLNEWTAMADLESLRPPCTEPSRPSEQQQMEQAIRAELWEVLDASDLDNVTSKEIRQALELRLGCPLQQYRDFIDNQMLLIMAQQDRASRIFPHLYLGSEWNAANLEELQRNRVSHILNMAREIDNFYPERFTYHNVRLWDEESAQLLPHWKETHRFVEAARAQGTRVLVHCKMGVSRSAATVIAYAMKQYGWSLEQALRHVQELRPIARPNPGFLRQLQTYQGILTASRQSHVWEQKAGGASPEEPLAPEVSTPFPPLQPEPGGSGELNAVGSEDSQAAPKEAPGSRPRINLRGVMRSISLLEPPSELDSPSGDADLPEVFSSKESSDEEPPQPFPQPSSAKGGRQVRRGPWPALKSRQSVVALNSAALVASRTRAFQEQGEAGCASTPRHQKIVRQASVDSSGEEGEA, from the exons ATGGCCCTGGTCACAGTAAGCCGCTCGCCCCCGGCCAGCGGCCAGTCCACGCCTGTGGGGCCCACG CAGGACCAGGTGTCCCAGCGCAGAAGCCGGCTCCAGCGAAG GCAGAGCTTTGCAGTACTCCGAGGGGCTGTCCTGGGACTGCAGGATGGAGGGGATGATGGAGATGcctccaggcccagcccagaGCCAGCAGAGGAGCCCCCCAGGGAAGGTCAGCCCCACGGGGACCAGACAGACAACGGGCACGGGCCCCCGAGTCCTGGCAAGCAGGAGCAGAGTCAACACCTGCACCTCATGGTGGAGCTGCTGAGGCCACAGGACGACATCCGCCTG GCAGCCCAGCTAGAGGCGGCTCGGACCCCCCGGCTCCGCTACCTGCTGGTCGTTTCCACCAGAGAAGGTCTGAGTCAGGATGAGACAGTCCTTCTGGGTGTGGACTTCCCTGACAGCAg CTCCCCCAGCTGCACCCTTGGCCTGGTCCTGCCTCTCTGGAGTGACACCCAGGTGTACCTAGATGGAGACGG GGGCTTCAGCGTGACCTCCGGGGGGCAGAGTCGGATCTTCAAGCCTGTCTCCATTCAGACCATGTG GGCCACGCTCCAGGTGTTGCACCAGGCGTGTGAGGCGGCTCTCAACAGTGGTCTTGTGCCAGGGGGCAGTGCCCTTGCCTGGGCCAGCCACTACCAGGACAGACTGAGCTCTGACCAGAGCTGTCTCAATGAGTGGACGGCCATGGCCGACCTGGAGTCTCTACGGCCTCCCTGCACAGAGCCCAGCCG GCCCTCAGAGCAGCAGCAGATGGAGCAGGCGATCCGGGCCGAGCTGTGGGAGGTGCTGGACGCCAGTGACCTGGACAACGTCACTTCCAAAGAG ATCCGCCAGGCCCTGGAGCTGCGTTTGGGATGCCCTCTCCAGCAGTACCGTGACTTCATCGACAACCAGATGCTGCTGATCATGGCCCAGCAAGACCGGGCGTCCCGCATCTTCCCCCACCTCTACCTG GGCTCAGAGTGGAACGCAGCGAACCTGGAGGAGCTGCAGAGAAACAG GGTGAGCCACATCTTGAACATGGCCCGTGAGATCGACAACTTCTACCCCGAGCGCTTCACCTACCACAACGTGCGCCTCTGGGATGAGGAGTCGGCCCAGCTGCTGCCCCACTGGAAGGAGACACACCGCTTCGTGGAGGCCGCCAG GGCACAGGGCACCCGGGTGCTCGTCCACTGCAAGATGGGCGTCAGCCGCTCGGCTGCCACAGTGATTGCCTACGCCATGAAGCAGTACGGCTGGAGCCTGGAGCAGGCTCTGCGCCACGTGCAGGAGCTCCGGCCCATCGCCCGCCCCAACCCCGGCTTCCTGCGCCAGCTGCAGACCTACCAGGGCATTCTGACTGCCAG CCGGCAGAGTCATGTCTGGGAGCAGAAAGCAGGTGGGGCCTCCCCAGAGGAGCCCTTGGCCCCCGAGGTCTCTACACCGTTCCCACCTCTTCAGCCAGAACCGGGGGGCAGTGGGGAGCTGAATGCCGTGGGGTCAGAGGACAGCCAGGCAGCCCCAAAAGAAGCACCTGGGTCGCGGCCCCGTATCAACCTCCGTGGGGTCATGAGGTCCATTAGCCTCCTGGAGCCGCCCTCCGAGCTGGACAGCCCCTCCGGCGATGCTGACCTGCCAGAG GTTTTCTCTTCAAAAGAATCTTCAGATGAGGAGCCTCCCCAGCCCTTCCCTCAGCCCTCAAGCGCCAAGGGAGGCCGGCAGGTCCGCAGGGGGCCTTGGCCTGCCCTGAAGTCCCGCCAGTCGGTGGTGGCCCTCAACAGCGCCGCCCTGGTGGCCAGCCGGACCCGGGCCTTCCAGGAGCAGGGGGAGGCCGGCTGTGCGTCCACACCCAGGCACCAGAAGATTGTGAGGCAGGCCAGCGTGGATagcagtggggaggagggagaggcgtGA